One genomic region from Jilunia laotingensis encodes:
- the clpP gene encoding ATP-dependent Clp endopeptidase proteolytic subunit ClpP, with amino-acid sequence MDDFRKYATKHLGINSMVLDDVIKSQAGYLNPYILEERQLNVTQLDVFSRLMMDRIIFLGTQVDDYTANTLQAQLLYLDSVDPGKDISIYINSPGGSVSAGLGIYDTMQFITSDVATICTGMAASMAAVLLVAGAEGKRSALKHSRVMIHQPMGGAQGQASDIEITAREIMKLKKELYTIIADHSHMSYDKVWADSDRDYWMTAQEAKEYGMVDEVLIKK; translated from the coding sequence ATGGATGATTTTAGAAAATACGCAACCAAGCATTTAGGTATAAATAGCATGGTGTTGGATGATGTGATCAAATCACAAGCCGGGTATTTGAATCCCTATATTCTCGAAGAGAGACAACTGAACGTGACACAACTTGATGTATTCTCACGCTTAATGATGGATCGTATCATTTTTCTGGGAACCCAAGTCGATGATTATACTGCAAATACGTTGCAAGCCCAGTTGCTGTATCTTGATTCTGTAGATCCGGGTAAAGATATTTCTATCTATATCAACTCTCCCGGTGGATCGGTATCTGCAGGATTGGGGATTTATGATACCATGCAGTTCATAACAAGTGACGTAGCGACCATCTGCACAGGCATGGCCGCTTCGATGGCGGCTGTATTGCTGGTAGCCGGAGCCGAAGGGAAACGTTCTGCCTTGAAACATTCGCGGGTGATGATTCATCAACCGATGGGTGGTGCGCAGGGGCAGGCTTCCGATATCGAAATTACCGCTCGCGAGATAATGAAGTTAAAGAAAGAACTTTATACTATTATTGCCGATCATTCCCATATGAGCTATGACAAAGTATGGGCCGATTCCGACCGTGATTACTGGATGACTGCTCAGGAAGCTAAAGAGTATGGCATGGTAGATGAAGTGTTGATTAAAAAATAA
- the guaB gene encoding IMP dehydrogenase: MSFIADKIVMDGLTYDDVLLIPAYSEVLPRTVELSTKFSKNIELKIPFVTAAMDTVTEAKMAIAIAREGGIGVIHKNMSIKNQAKQVATVKRAENGMIYDPVTIKKGSTVRDALALMAEYKIGGIPVVDDDKYLVGIVTNRDLRFERDMDKHIDEVMTKENLVTTNQSTDLESAAQILQRHKIEKLPVVDKDNRLVGLVTYKDITKAKDKPMACKDAKGRLRVAAGVGVTADTFARMQALVDAGADAIVIDTAHGHSKGVIDTLREAKKRFPNIDIVVGNIATGEAAKALVEAGADGVKVGIGPGSICTTRVVAGVGVPQLSAVYDVAKALKGTGIPLIADGGLRYSGDVVKALAAGGYSVMIGSLVAGTEESPGETIIFNGRKFKSYRGMGSLEAMENGSKDRYFQSGETDVKKLVPEGIAARVPYKGTLYEVIYQLTGGLRAGMGYCGAKNIEKLHDAKFTRITNAGVMESHPHDVTITSESPNYSRPE; the protein is encoded by the coding sequence ATGTCATTTATTGCTGATAAGATTGTAATGGATGGATTAACGTATGATGATGTTTTGTTAATCCCCGCTTATTCTGAAGTTTTACCACGCACAGTCGAACTCTCGACAAAGTTTTCAAAAAACATTGAGCTGAAAATTCCTTTTGTAACTGCGGCTATGGACACGGTTACTGAGGCTAAAATGGCTATTGCCATTGCCCGTGAGGGAGGAATCGGTGTGATTCATAAAAATATGTCTATTAAGAATCAGGCAAAACAGGTTGCTACTGTTAAGCGTGCTGAAAATGGCATGATTTATGATCCGGTTACTATTAAAAAAGGTTCCACTGTACGTGACGCGCTCGCTTTGATGGCGGAATACAAAATAGGTGGGATTCCGGTAGTGGATGATGACAAATATTTGGTCGGTATTGTAACCAACCGTGACCTTCGTTTTGAGCGCGATATGGATAAACATATCGATGAGGTGATGACAAAAGAAAATCTGGTGACAACTAACCAGTCTACCGATTTGGAATCAGCTGCACAAATTTTGCAAAGGCACAAGATAGAAAAGCTGCCTGTGGTAGATAAAGACAATAGGCTGGTTGGCTTAGTGACTTATAAGGATATTACAAAGGCTAAGGACAAGCCGATGGCTTGCAAGGATGCTAAAGGACGTTTGCGTGTCGCTGCCGGTGTCGGGGTTACAGCAGATACATTTGCACGTATGCAGGCATTGGTCGATGCCGGTGCCGATGCCATTGTCATAGATACTGCTCATGGTCATTCGAAAGGAGTCATTGATACTTTGCGAGAAGCGAAAAAACGTTTCCCGAATATTGATATCGTTGTCGGTAATATTGCTACAGGAGAAGCAGCCAAAGCATTGGTTGAGGCCGGTGCCGATGGGGTGAAAGTCGGGATTGGACCAGGCTCAATCTGCACTACCCGCGTCGTGGCAGGTGTTGGAGTGCCGCAATTGTCAGCGGTTTACGATGTTGCTAAGGCATTGAAAGGTACTGGAATTCCTTTGATTGCCGATGGAGGACTTCGCTATTCCGGTGATGTGGTAAAAGCCCTTGCTGCCGGAGGATATTCTGTAATGATCGGATCTTTGGTTGCAGGAACAGAAGAAAGCCCGGGCGAAACTATTATTTTCAATGGACGTAAGTTTAAGTCTTACCGTGGAATGGGATCTTTGGAAGCTATGGAGAATGGATCCAAAGACCGCTATTTCCAGAGTGGAGAAACAGATGTCAAGAAATTGGTGCCGGAAGGAATTGCAGCGCGAGTACCTTATAAAGGAACTTTGTATGAGGTAATATATCAATTGACTGGTGGCTTGCGTGCTGGGATGGGTTATTGCGGAGCAAAAAATATAGAAAAACTACACGATGCCAAATTTACACGCATTACTAATGCCGGAGTAATGGAGAGTCATCCCCACGATGTAACGATTACGAGTGAATCCCCCAATTACAGTCGTCCGGAATAA
- a CDS encoding peptidylprolyl isomerase, translated as MMKFVNFKIVVLFALVALTTTVANGQDNVIDEVVWVVGDEAILKSEVEEARLSALYEGRKIDGDPYCVIPEELAVQKLFLHQARLDSIEVPEAEVIQKVDGMTNQWIQMLGSREKMEEYFFEHQNKTPSQIRETLRENAREGLTVQKMQQKLVGDIKITPSEVRRYFKDLPQDSIPYVPTQVEVQIITLQPKVPIEEIEDVKSRLREYTDRVNKGETSFSTLARMYSEDRGSAMKGGETGFMGKGMMDPAYATVAFGLQDAKKISKIVESEYGYHIIQLIEKRGDRVNTRHILLRPKVSEKELAEARARLDSIADDIRLDKFSFDVAASALSQDKDTRNNHGLMVNTNSRDAMATSKFEMQELPQDVAKIVDNLNVGEISKAFTMVNEKDGKEVCAIVKLKTRINGHKATITDDYQNLKDIVIEKRREELLHKWILEKQKHTYVRIDDNWKNCDFKYPGWIKD; from the coding sequence ATGATGAAGTTTGTGAACTTTAAAATTGTTGTTTTATTTGCCCTTGTGGCACTTACCACTACAGTGGCGAATGGACAGGACAATGTGATCGATGAAGTTGTCTGGGTTGTAGGTGACGAGGCTATTCTGAAATCGGAAGTAGAGGAGGCACGGCTGAGTGCCTTGTACGAAGGGCGAAAGATTGACGGTGATCCTTATTGTGTAATCCCTGAAGAATTGGCTGTACAGAAATTGTTTTTGCACCAGGCACGTCTTGACAGTATTGAAGTGCCCGAAGCAGAAGTAATCCAGAAAGTCGATGGGATGACGAACCAATGGATACAGATGTTGGGATCAAGAGAAAAAATGGAAGAATACTTTTTTGAACATCAGAATAAAACTCCCTCTCAGATTCGTGAGACTTTGCGTGAAAATGCACGTGAGGGACTTACTGTGCAGAAGATGCAGCAGAAATTAGTAGGAGATATTAAGATCACTCCATCTGAGGTGCGTCGTTATTTTAAAGACCTGCCACAAGATAGTATTCCTTATGTGCCTACACAGGTTGAAGTGCAGATTATCACTTTGCAACCGAAGGTGCCGATTGAGGAAATAGAGGATGTAAAAAGCAGGTTGCGTGAATATACGGATCGTGTCAACAAAGGTGAAACCAGCTTCTCGACATTAGCGCGTATGTATTCTGAAGACAGAGGTTCAGCTATGAAGGGGGGGGAGACCGGTTTTATGGGAAAAGGTATGATGGACCCTGCTTATGCGACCGTTGCATTCGGTCTGCAAGATGCCAAGAAGATTTCTAAAATTGTTGAGTCTGAATATGGATATCATATCATACAATTAATAGAGAAACGTGGTGACCGTGTAAATACCCGTCACATTCTGTTACGTCCTAAAGTCTCGGAAAAAGAATTGGCAGAAGCTCGTGCCCGTTTGGACTCTATCGCAGACGATATACGATTGGATAAATTTTCTTTCGATGTGGCTGCTTCTGCGTTGTCTCAGGATAAAGATACCCGTAACAACCATGGCTTGATGGTGAATACGAATTCTAGAGATGCTATGGCGACTTCTAAATTCGAGATGCAGGAATTGCCACAAGATGTTGCCAAGATAGTCGATAATTTGAATGTGGGTGAAATCTCTAAAGCATTTACAATGGTAAATGAGAAAGATGGTAAGGAGGTTTGTGCTATTGTGAAGTTGAAAACTCGTATCAATGGGCATAAGGCGACTATTACGGATGACTATCAGAATCTGAAAGACATTGTTATTGAAAAACGCCGGGAAGAGTTGCTGCACAAATGGATTCTGGAGAAACAAAAGCATACGTATGTACGCATCGATGATAACTGGAAGAATTGTGATTTCAAATATCCGGGCTGGATTAAAGATTAA
- the tig gene encoding trigger factor: MNVSFQNIDKVSGLLTVKLEKADYQEKVDKQLKSFRQKAQIPGFRKGMVPMSLVKKMYGKSVIAEEVNKTLSEQVYDYIKNNNLNVLGEPLPNEEKQPEIDFDTMEEFEFVFDIALAPEFKAEVSNQDKIDYYTIEVTDEMVDNQVKAYTQRNGKYDKVDVYQDNDMLKGLIAELDENGNTKEGGVQVEGAVLMPSYMKNDEQKAIFANAKVNDVLVFNPNTAYDGHEAEIASLLKIEKEAVADMKSNFSFQVEEITRFVPGELNQEIFDQVLGKDVVKTEEEFRVKVKESIAEQFVSDSDYKFLIDARKVLMEKVGKLEFPDALLKRIMLLNNKEKGEEFVAENYDKSIEELTWHLIKEQLVKANEIKVEQEDVIKMAKDATKAQFAQYGMLTVPEDVLENYAQEMLKKKENVDGLVNRVVEAKLAAALKSQVALDNKTVSMEEFNKMFE, encoded by the coding sequence ATGAACGTTTCATTTCAAAACATTGACAAAGTAAGTGGATTGCTTACGGTAAAGCTGGAAAAAGCTGACTATCAGGAAAAAGTAGATAAACAGTTGAAATCATTTCGTCAGAAAGCCCAAATCCCGGGGTTCCGCAAAGGAATGGTACCGATGAGCTTGGTGAAGAAAATGTATGGTAAGTCAGTGATCGCCGAAGAGGTGAACAAAACTCTTTCAGAACAGGTATACGATTATATCAAGAATAATAATTTGAACGTTTTGGGCGAACCGCTGCCTAATGAAGAAAAGCAGCCGGAGATCGATTTCGATACAATGGAAGAGTTTGAATTTGTATTCGATATTGCCCTTGCCCCTGAATTCAAAGCTGAAGTAAGCAATCAGGACAAGATTGATTATTATACCATCGAAGTGACTGACGAGATGGTGGATAACCAAGTAAAAGCCTACACCCAACGTAACGGCAAATATGACAAAGTGGATGTATATCAAGATAATGATATGCTGAAAGGTTTGATTGCCGAATTGGATGAAAATGGAAATACTAAAGAAGGCGGTGTTCAGGTAGAAGGTGCAGTATTGATGCCTTCTTATATGAAAAATGATGAACAGAAAGCTATCTTTGCCAATGCAAAAGTGAATGATGTATTGGTGTTTAATCCAAATACGGCTTATGACGGCCATGAAGCTGAAATCGCTTCATTATTGAAGATTGAAAAAGAAGCCGTAGCCGATATGAAATCTAATTTCAGTTTCCAGGTTGAAGAAATAACACGTTTCGTTCCGGGTGAATTGAACCAAGAAATTTTCGATCAGGTGCTGGGTAAGGATGTAGTAAAAACAGAAGAAGAATTCCGTGTTAAAGTAAAAGAAAGTATCGCAGAACAATTCGTTTCAGATAGTGATTATAAATTCTTAATCGATGCACGTAAGGTGTTGATGGAGAAAGTTGGAAAGCTTGAATTCCCCGATGCATTACTGAAGCGCATCATGTTGCTTAATAATAAGGAAAAGGGCGAAGAGTTTGTTGCTGAAAACTATGATAAAAGCATTGAAGAACTGACATGGCACCTGATCAAAGAGCAATTAGTGAAAGCTAATGAAATAAAAGTTGAGCAGGAAGATGTGATCAAGATGGCAAAAGATGCAACAAAAGCTCAGTTCGCTCAATACGGAATGTTGACCGTCCCTGAGGACGTGCTTGAGAATTATGCTCAGGAAATGCTGAAGAAGAAAGAAAACGTCGATGGTCTGGTAAACCGTGTCGTTGAAGCTAAACTGGCCGCAGCACTGAAATCGCAGGTGGCTTTGGACAACAAAACCGTATCGATGGAAGAATTCAACAAGATGTTTGAATAA
- the clpX gene encoding ATP-dependent Clp protease ATP-binding subunit ClpX encodes MAESRTNKKKCSFCGRSENEVGFLITGMNGYICDSCATQAYEITQEALGAAKNGAGATKLNLKELPKPVEIKNFLDQYVIGQDDAKRFLSVSVYNHYKRLLQKDSGDDVEIEKSNIIMVGSTGTGKTLLARTIAKLLHVPFTIVDATVLTEAGYVGEDIESILTRLLQVADYNVPEAEQGIVFIDEIDKIARKGDNPSITRDVSGEGVQQGLLKLLEGSVVNVPPQGGRKHPDQKMIPVNTKNILFICGGAFDGIEKKIAQRLNTHVVGYNASQKTAAIDKNNMMQYIAPQDLKSFGLIPEIIGRLPVLTYLNPLDRTALRAILTEPKNSIIRQYVKLFEMDGVKLTFQDEVFEYIVDKAVEYKLGARGLRSIVETIMMDVMFEIPSENKNTYEVTLDYAKHQLEKANLARLQNA; translated from the coding sequence ATGGCTGAATCAAGAACTAACAAGAAAAAGTGTAGCTTTTGTGGCCGTTCGGAGAATGAAGTCGGATTCCTCATTACAGGGATGAACGGCTACATTTGTGATAGTTGCGCAACCCAGGCTTATGAGATTACTCAGGAAGCCTTGGGTGCTGCTAAGAACGGTGCGGGAGCTACAAAGCTAAATCTTAAAGAACTGCCTAAACCTGTAGAAATAAAGAATTTTCTGGATCAGTACGTGATCGGGCAGGATGACGCAAAACGGTTTCTATCCGTTTCGGTTTACAATCATTACAAAAGGCTTTTGCAAAAAGACAGTGGTGACGATGTGGAAATTGAGAAGTCCAATATCATCATGGTAGGTAGCACAGGAACCGGAAAAACGCTGTTAGCCCGTACAATTGCTAAATTGTTGCATGTGCCCTTCACCATAGTGGATGCCACGGTATTGACAGAAGCTGGTTATGTGGGTGAGGATATTGAAAGCATCCTGACTCGTCTGTTGCAGGTGGCCGATTATAATGTGCCCGAAGCGGAACAGGGGATTGTATTTATCGATGAGATAGATAAGATTGCCCGCAAAGGTGACAACCCTTCCATTACCCGCGATGTCAGCGGAGAGGGAGTTCAACAAGGATTATTGAAATTGTTGGAAGGGTCGGTTGTAAACGTCCCGCCTCAGGGTGGCCGCAAACATCCGGACCAGAAGATGATCCCCGTAAATACAAAAAACATCCTGTTTATCTGTGGCGGTGCGTTTGATGGTATCGAGAAGAAAATAGCTCAACGTTTGAACACACATGTAGTAGGCTACAACGCTTCACAAAAGACGGCTGCCATCGACAAGAACAACATGATGCAATACATTGCTCCCCAAGATTTAAAGTCATTCGGGTTGATTCCTGAGATAATCGGGCGGTTGCCGGTGTTGACTTATTTGAATCCTTTGGATCGCACAGCGCTTCGTGCCATACTGACCGAACCGAAGAATTCCATCATCCGGCAATATGTGAAGCTGTTCGAAATGGATGGCGTGAAACTGACTTTTCAGGATGAGGTGTTTGAATACATCGTTGACAAAGCGGTCGAATATAAGTTAGGCGCACGTGGATTGCGCTCTATCGTTGAAACGATCATGATGGATGTGATGTTTGAAATACCCTCTGAAAATAAAAATACATATGAGGTGACATTGGATTATGCAAAACACCAATTGGAGAAAGCAAATCTTGCTAGATTGCAAAACGCTTAA
- the recQ gene encoding DNA helicase RecQ, with the protein MAGKINLTDQLKKYFGFDKFKGNQEAIIQNLLNGGDTFVLMPTGGGKSLCYQLPSLMMEGTAIVISPLIALMKNQVDAMRNFSEEDGIAHFINSSLNKGAIDQVKSDILDGKTKLLYVAPESLTKEENVEFLRTVKISFYAVDEAHCISEWGHDFRPEYRRIRPIINEIGKAPLIALTATATPKVQHDIQKNLGMVDAQVFKSSFNRPNLYYEVRPKTANIDRDIIKFIKNNPEKSGIIYCLSRKKVEELAEILQANGINARAYHAGMDSATRTQNQDDFLMEKIDVIVATIAFGMGIDKPDVRYVIHYDIPKSLEGYYQETGRAGRDGGEGQCITFYTNKDLQKLEKFMQGKPVAEQEIGKQLLLETAAYAESSVCRRKTLLHYFGEEYMEENCGNCDNCLNPKKQVEAQDLLCAVIEAIVAVKENFKADYIIDILQGRETSEVQAHLHEDLEVFGSGMGEEDKTWNAVIRQALIAGYLSKDVENYGLLKVTEEGLEFLKKPKSFKITEDNDFEDVEEETPARGGGSCAVDPALYSMLKDLRKKLSKKLEVPPYVIFQDPSLEAMATIYPVTLDELQNIPGVGAGKAKRYGEEFCKLIKRHCEENEIERPEDLRVRTVANKSKMKVSIIQAIDRKVALDDIALSKGIEFGELLDEVEAIVYSGTKLNIDYFLDEIMDEDHMLDIYDYFKESTTDKIDDALEELGDEFTEEEVRLVRIKFISEMAN; encoded by the coding sequence ATGGCAGGGAAGATTAATTTGACAGACCAACTGAAAAAGTATTTCGGATTTGATAAATTCAAGGGGAATCAGGAAGCAATCATTCAGAACTTGCTCAATGGTGGCGATACCTTTGTGTTGATGCCTACTGGCGGTGGGAAATCTTTGTGCTATCAGTTACCTTCTCTTATGATGGAAGGTACGGCAATTGTAATTTCCCCCCTGATCGCTTTGATGAAAAATCAGGTAGATGCTATGCGTAATTTCAGTGAAGAAGATGGAATTGCCCATTTCATTAACTCATCTCTGAATAAAGGTGCAATAGATCAGGTGAAGTCTGACATTCTTGACGGAAAGACAAAATTACTGTATGTCGCTCCCGAGTCACTGACGAAGGAAGAAAATGTAGAATTCCTGCGAACTGTGAAGATTTCGTTTTATGCGGTGGATGAGGCTCACTGTATTTCTGAATGGGGACATGATTTCCGTCCCGAATACAGAAGAATCCGTCCGATTATTAATGAGATTGGAAAAGCACCGCTTATCGCACTTACTGCAACCGCAACTCCGAAGGTTCAACACGATATCCAGAAGAACTTGGGTATGGTTGATGCTCAGGTATTCAAGTCATCGTTCAACCGTCCGAATCTATATTACGAAGTACGTCCTAAAACTGCAAATATCGATAGAGATATCATTAAGTTTATCAAGAATAACCCCGAAAAGTCAGGCATTATCTATTGTCTGAGTCGGAAGAAGGTCGAGGAGCTTGCCGAGATACTTCAAGCTAACGGCATCAATGCCCGTGCGTATCATGCCGGTATGGATTCGGCAACGAGAACGCAGAACCAGGATGACTTCCTGATGGAAAAGATTGATGTGATTGTAGCAACCATCGCTTTCGGTATGGGTATTGATAAGCCGGATGTAAGGTATGTGATCCATTATGATATACCCAAAAGTCTGGAAGGTTATTATCAGGAGACAGGTCGTGCCGGTAGAGATGGCGGGGAAGGCCAATGTATTACCTTTTATACAAATAAGGATCTGCAGAAACTTGAAAAGTTCATGCAGGGAAAACCTGTGGCAGAACAGGAAATAGGCAAACAGCTTCTGCTGGAAACTGCTGCGTATGCCGAATCTTCCGTGTGTCGCCGTAAGACATTATTGCACTACTTCGGTGAAGAGTACATGGAAGAAAATTGTGGAAATTGTGACAACTGTTTAAATCCTAAAAAACAAGTGGAGGCTCAAGACTTATTGTGTGCTGTGATTGAAGCGATCGTAGCAGTAAAAGAAAACTTTAAAGCTGATTATATAATAGATATTTTACAGGGAAGGGAAACTTCCGAGGTGCAAGCGCATTTGCATGAAGACCTTGAAGTTTTCGGTTCCGGAATGGGAGAAGAAGACAAGACTTGGAATGCAGTCATTCGTCAGGCATTGATAGCCGGATACCTCAGTAAAGATGTAGAAAACTACGGCCTGCTGAAAGTGACCGAGGAAGGGCTTGAATTTCTGAAAAAACCGAAATCATTCAAGATAACCGAAGACAATGATTTTGAGGATGTAGAAGAAGAAACCCCGGCCAGAGGCGGAGGGTCTTGTGCGGTCGATCCGGCATTGTACTCTATGCTGAAGGATTTGCGCAAGAAGCTTTCCAAAAAACTGGAAGTTCCTCCTTATGTGATTTTCCAAGATCCTTCTCTTGAGGCGATGGCTACTATCTATCCGGTAACTCTGGATGAACTTCAGAATATCCCGGGTGTTGGTGCGGGAAAAGCAAAAAGATATGGAGAAGAATTCTGTAAGCTGATTAAACGGCACTGCGAGGAAAATGAGATAGAACGTCCGGAAGACTTGCGTGTACGTACGGTTGCCAATAAGTCAAAGATGAAGGTTTCTATTATTCAAGCCATCGACCGCAAAGTAGCTTTGGATGACATCGCATTGTCTAAAGGCATCGAATTCGGTGAACTCCTTGACGAAGTAGAGGCGATTGTTTATTCAGGCACAAAATTGAATATCGATTACTTCTTGGATGAAATTATGGATGAGGATCATATGCTTGACATATATGATTACTTTAAAGAATCCACTACAGATAAAATAGATGATGCGCTTGAGGAACTGGGGGATGAATTTACGGAAGAAGAAGTTCGTCTGGTTCGCATCAAGTTTATCTCCGAAATGGCCAATTAA
- a CDS encoding peptidylprolyl isomerase produces MRISGLLLVSLLVCASCIEKHDHRGKTPLVEVDGNFLYKEDLQSVLPVGLSKDDSLLFAEHYIRNWAEDILLYEKAQSNIPDNGEINRLVENYRKALITHTYQQELIDQKLSNEIPDQEITDYYEKNKELFKLERPLIKGLFIKVPLTAPQLANVRKWYKSDAQESVEHLEKYSLQNAVKYEYFYDKWVPLADILDMIPLKEEKPEEYISKNRHVEQKDTAFYYFLNVSDYRAVGEQKPYELAIPEVKDLLINIKQVDFMRQVKDDLYKRAVDRKKIKYNY; encoded by the coding sequence ATGCGAATATCGGGCCTCTTATTGGTTTCTCTTCTTGTCTGTGCTTCATGCATTGAAAAGCATGATCATAGAGGAAAGACCCCCTTGGTAGAGGTTGACGGGAACTTTTTATACAAGGAAGACCTTCAGTCTGTGCTTCCTGTTGGATTATCAAAAGACGACAGTCTACTCTTTGCCGAACATTACATACGTAATTGGGCTGAGGATATTTTGTTGTACGAGAAGGCACAGAGCAATATACCTGATAATGGTGAAATAAATCGGCTGGTGGAAAACTATCGCAAAGCGTTGATAACCCATACTTATCAGCAAGAACTGATAGATCAAAAACTTTCCAACGAAATTCCGGATCAGGAGATTACGGACTATTACGAGAAAAACAAAGAACTCTTTAAGTTAGAGCGTCCGTTAATCAAAGGACTCTTTATTAAAGTACCCCTAACCGCTCCTCAATTAGCCAATGTTCGCAAATGGTACAAGTCCGATGCACAAGAATCGGTTGAACATTTGGAGAAGTATAGTTTGCAGAATGCCGTGAAGTATGAATACTTCTATGACAAATGGGTGCCATTAGCCGATATACTAGATATGATTCCTTTGAAAGAGGAGAAACCGGAGGAATATATAAGCAAAAACCGGCATGTCGAACAGAAAGATACAGCATTTTATTATTTCCTTAATGTTAGTGATTATCGCGCAGTAGGTGAACAGAAACCTTATGAGCTTGCAATACCTGAAGTGAAAGATCTGCTTATTAATATTAAACAAGTCGATTTTATGCGTCAGGTGAAAGATGATTTATATAAAAGGGCTGTGGACAGGAAGAAGATTAAATATAATTATTAG
- a CDS encoding peptidylprolyl isomerase, which yields MKRNLALLVSCILGLSVVAQEDPVLMRINGKDVTRSEFEYIYNKNNSLTELESKTLNEYVDLFVNFKLKVAAAEAAGIDTTATFRNELKGYRQQLAKSYLTDEKAEEAFVREYYDKMKNKSRSGQVQVMHIFKYLPQNALKTDINAAQVRMDSIYNALTADSSLDFASFVEKFSEDKNKFWVGFLQTPEEFEDVIFAMGKDEISKPFFTPFGLHIVKVFDVKELPVFEEVKGELTRRFARKNGISKGTEAMIQKLKGEYHFQQEEKGLNELFTKGETDKPLFVLDGHNYTGVEFKKFAASYPRGIKNQYDMFVIKSILDYEDGRLEQKYPAFRLLMQEYKEGMLLFEISNREVWDRAVTDEAGQEAYFVSHKSNYKWKEPRYKGIVVHCTDKKTAKQIKKFIKKLPEKVWADTIQKVFNTPTDSVKVEAGIFALGDNKYVDKLVFKKGGFEPVEYYPFTTVFGEKRKGPDEYTEVRGPLAADYQNFLDSLWVKQLRDNGKVEINQEVLKTVNNH from the coding sequence ATGAAAAGAAATCTAGCTTTATTAGTATCCTGTATATTGGGACTTTCCGTTGTAGCACAGGAGGATCCGGTTCTAATGCGTATCAATGGAAAAGATGTGACTCGTTCGGAGTTTGAATATATCTACAATAAAAATAATTCATTGACAGAATTAGAGTCAAAAACACTGAATGAGTACGTAGACCTTTTTGTTAATTTCAAATTAAAAGTCGCAGCTGCCGAAGCTGCGGGAATAGATACCACAGCCACTTTTCGTAATGAACTGAAGGGATATCGCCAACAATTAGCAAAATCCTATCTTACCGATGAAAAGGCTGAAGAGGCTTTTGTTCGTGAGTATTACGATAAAATGAAAAATAAGTCACGTTCCGGTCAGGTACAGGTGATGCACATATTTAAATATCTTCCCCAGAATGCATTGAAAACCGATATTAATGCTGCACAGGTTCGAATGGACTCGATATATAATGCTTTGACGGCCGATTCATCACTGGATTTTGCATCTTTTGTCGAGAAGTTTTCCGAAGATAAGAACAAATTTTGGGTAGGTTTTCTCCAGACTCCGGAAGAATTTGAAGATGTGATCTTCGCTATGGGGAAAGATGAAATCTCGAAGCCTTTTTTCACTCCTTTCGGGCTGCATATTGTCAAAGTTTTCGATGTGAAAGAACTTCCGGTGTTTGAGGAAGTAAAAGGTGAACTGACCCGTAGATTTGCACGTAAAAACGGTATCAGTAAGGGAACGGAAGCGATGATTCAAAAGTTGAAAGGAGAATATCATTTTCAGCAGGAAGAGAAAGGGTTGAATGAGTTGTTTACTAAAGGTGAGACCGACAAACCTCTTTTCGTATTGGACGGACATAATTATACAGGTGTTGAGTTCAAGAAATTTGCAGCATCCTATCCCCGGGGCATTAAGAATCAATATGACATGTTTGTGATTAAATCGATTCTTGATTATGAAGATGGTCGATTAGAGCAAAAATATCCGGCTTTCCGTTTGCTAATGCAAGAATATAAAGAGGGTATGCTTTTGTTTGAAATAAGCAATCGTGAAGTTTGGGATCGGGCTGTAACGGATGAGGCAGGGCAAGAAGCTTATTTTGTATCGCATAAATCCAATTATAAGTGGAAAGAGCCGAGATATAAAGGTATTGTAGTTCATTGTACCGATAAGAAAACAGCGAAACAGATCAAGAAATTTATTAAGAAGTTGCCTGAGAAAGTTTGGGCTGATACCATACAGAAAGTCTTCAATACTCCAACAGATTCGGTAAAGGTGGAAGCCGGAATATTTGCATTGGGTGATAATAAATATGTAGATAAACTTGTCTTTAAAAAAGGTGGATTTGAACCGGTGGAGTACTATCCGTTTACTACTGTTTTTGGTGAAAAACGAAAAGGCCCAGATGAATATACAGAGGTGCGAGGGCCGCTTGCTGCTGATTATCAGAACTTCCTCGACTCGCTTTGGGTAAAGCAATTGCGTGACAATGGTAAGGTTGAAATTAACCAAGAGGTTTTAAAAACAGTTAATAACCACTGA